From a single Armatimonadota bacterium genomic region:
- a CDS encoding prepilin-type N-terminal cleavage/methylation domain-containing protein codes for MKIRGNSMGNRSAFTLIELLVVIAIIAILAAILFPVFAQAKQAAKKANSLSNQKQIALATQMYAGDYDDTLPETGWDGPCQRPAEIHTLTSASVGDAFWSGVYAFPLANQPYMKNLQLVQDPADPDKGVWGKEGSYCYEAQLVAFGIQGAYTGMAPVAGAMAKAFPVSYAGNYFLARAYDAPRGSTTDKGRILTEIVNPANVVFTADVGSARLASGGVFAGWYIAPGYGNNGNGTGRWERGGRYGNGRNWTFTDGHAKFVKDTDYKNPDGTTKAQRNIMWEYQQRGIYSFPETPDNNYCPKGDTTCTTLSNRKW; via the coding sequence ATGAAAATCCGTGGAAATTCCATGGGCAACCGCTCGGCATTCACGTTGATCGAGTTGCTCGTTGTCATCGCCATCATCGCGATCCTTGCCGCCATTCTCTTCCCTGTGTTCGCCCAAGCGAAGCAAGCTGCCAAAAAGGCCAACTCCCTGTCCAACCAAAAGCAGATCGCCCTGGCAACCCAGATGTATGCCGGCGACTACGACGACACTCTTCCCGAAACCGGTTGGGATGGCCCTTGCCAACGCCCGGCCGAGATCCACACTCTCACCAGCGCCAGCGTTGGCGATGCCTTTTGGAGCGGCGTCTATGCGTTCCCGCTTGCCAACCAACCGTACATGAAGAACCTACAGCTGGTTCAAGACCCGGCTGACCCTGACAAGGGCGTGTGGGGCAAAGAAGGTTCGTACTGCTATGAAGCCCAACTCGTGGCATTCGGCATCCAGGGCGCATACACGGGAATGGCACCCGTTGCCGGTGCGATGGCTAAGGCGTTCCCGGTCAGCTATGCGGGCAACTACTTCTTGGCACGCGCTTATGACGCCCCCCGTGGTTCGACGACGGACAAGGGTCGCATCCTGACCGAAATCGTGAACCCGGCTAACGTCGTGTTCACGGCCGACGTCGGATCTGCCCGGTTGGCCAGCGGCGGCGTCTTTGCTGGTTGGTACATCGCGCCGGGTTACGGCAACAACGGTAACGGGACTGGCCGCTGGGAACGGGGCGGACGTTATGGCAACGGCCGCAACTGGACGTTCACCGACGGCCATGCCAAGTTTGTCAAGGACACCGACTACAAGAATCCGGATGGGACGACGAAAGCCCAACGGAACATCATGTGGGAGTACCAACAGCGCGGCATCTATTCGTTCCCGGAAACGCCGGACAACAACTACTGCCCGAAGGGCGACACGACTTGCACCACCCTTTCCAACCGGAAGTGGTGA